A window of the Rhodoluna limnophila genome harbors these coding sequences:
- the infB gene encoding translation initiation factor IF-2, with protein sequence MALPRVYDIAKELGIDSKVALAKLAELGEFVKSGSSTIAPPVAKKLREAFPDAKPKAEAPKAAPKAAAPASPAAPAAPTPAAMTPAAPAPAAPAATPAVAPTASPAAPTPAAVAPAAPAAAPAAPSPATPGIPRPGNNPFAASQGMGIPRPVARPGNNPFSPSQGMGRPGGPRPAGGAGRPGGAGGPRPAGSGTPRPGGAGGPGRPGGFAPRPAGAGFARPGGAPGAAPGAGGFSRPGGGPGAGRGRGVGGGTAGAFGKGGARGQSKARKSKRAKREEFEQRNNAPSLGGAIVPRGDGTTVLRLRRGSSIQDFADKIDTTAGQLITVLFALGQMATATASLDEETFQILGEELGYKIEVVSPEDEERELFEGFGLDVSTDYDDDEADLIARPPVVTVMGHVDHGKTRLLDSIRNSNVIAGEAGGITQHIGAYQVHVEHEGIDRAITFIDTPGHEAFTAMRARGAQVTDVAILVVAADDGVMPQTIEALNHAQSAGVPIVVAVNKTDKESANPAKIRQQLTEFNLVAEEYGGDVMFVDVSALTGKGIKDLLDAVLLTADAALDMRANPNKDARGVAIEANLDKGRGSVATVLIQSGTLRVGDSIVAGAAHGRVRAMFDENGVAVAAAEPSRPVQVLGLQSVPRAGDTFVVTEDERQARQIAEKREAADRNALLAKTRKRVSLEDFTKALEDGKVEALNLIIKGDVSGAVEALEDSLLKIEVDDSVQLRIIHRGVGAITESDVNLATVDSAIIIGFNVKPDNKAKERADREGVDIRQYSVIYAALDDIEKALKGMLKPEYEEFQLGTAEVRELFKSSKVGTIAGSIVRSGSIRRNSSARVLRAGKVIADNLKIDSLKRFKDDATEVKTDFECGIGLNGFNELELEDIIETFEMREKPRV encoded by the coding sequence GTGGCGCTACCACGCGTGTACGACATTGCTAAAGAACTTGGAATCGATTCCAAGGTTGCTTTGGCCAAGCTCGCTGAACTCGGAGAGTTCGTAAAGAGCGGTTCATCAACTATTGCCCCGCCGGTTGCTAAGAAGCTTCGCGAGGCATTCCCAGACGCAAAACCAAAGGCTGAGGCCCCTAAGGCAGCTCCAAAGGCTGCTGCCCCTGCTAGCCCTGCAGCACCTGCTGCCCCGACTCCGGCAGCAATGACTCCGGCGGCTCCTGCTCCAGCTGCTCCAGCAGCTACACCAGCAGTTGCTCCGACAGCAAGTCCGGCAGCGCCGACTCCAGCTGCAGTTGCTCCGGCGGCTCCGGCGGCAGCTCCGGCAGCCCCGAGCCCAGCCACCCCTGGAATTCCTCGTCCAGGCAACAACCCTTTCGCAGCAAGCCAGGGCATGGGTATTCCGCGCCCGGTTGCTCGCCCAGGTAACAATCCGTTTTCTCCATCGCAGGGAATGGGTCGCCCAGGTGGCCCACGTCCGGCAGGTGGCGCAGGCCGTCCTGGTGGCGCCGGCGGTCCTCGTCCGGCAGGGTCCGGCACACCTCGTCCAGGTGGCGCAGGTGGACCAGGTCGTCCAGGTGGTTTTGCACCGCGTCCTGCTGGTGCCGGTTTTGCTCGTCCAGGTGGTGCACCAGGTGCAGCTCCGGGAGCCGGTGGATTCTCTCGTCCGGGTGGTGGACCAGGCGCAGGCCGTGGTCGCGGCGTAGGCGGCGGAACCGCGGGTGCATTCGGTAAGGGTGGAGCACGTGGACAGAGCAAGGCTCGTAAGTCAAAGCGCGCGAAACGCGAAGAGTTCGAACAGCGTAATAACGCACCATCTCTTGGTGGCGCGATTGTTCCACGCGGAGACGGAACCACTGTTTTGCGTCTTCGCCGCGGTTCATCAATCCAGGACTTCGCCGACAAGATTGACACCACTGCAGGTCAGCTGATCACTGTGCTATTCGCCCTTGGTCAAATGGCAACTGCAACTGCTTCGCTTGACGAAGAGACCTTCCAGATCCTCGGTGAAGAGCTTGGCTACAAGATCGAGGTTGTTTCACCTGAGGACGAAGAGCGCGAGCTATTCGAAGGCTTTGGTCTTGACGTGTCAACCGACTACGACGATGATGAGGCTGACCTTATTGCTCGTCCGCCGGTTGTTACCGTTATGGGTCACGTTGACCACGGTAAGACTCGTTTGCTGGACAGCATTCGCAACTCAAACGTCATTGCGGGCGAGGCCGGCGGAATTACCCAGCACATCGGTGCCTACCAGGTACACGTTGAGCACGAGGGCATTGATCGCGCAATTACCTTCATCGACACCCCAGGTCACGAGGCGTTTACCGCTATGCGTGCCCGTGGTGCTCAGGTAACCGACGTCGCAATCTTGGTTGTCGCAGCTGATGACGGTGTTATGCCTCAGACCATCGAGGCGTTGAACCACGCTCAGTCAGCTGGTGTACCAATCGTGGTCGCAGTGAACAAGACCGATAAAGAGAGCGCTAACCCAGCCAAGATTCGCCAGCAATTGACCGAGTTCAACTTGGTAGCTGAAGAATACGGTGGCGACGTTATGTTCGTTGATGTTTCTGCTCTAACCGGCAAGGGCATCAAGGACCTTCTAGACGCTGTTCTACTTACTGCAGACGCTGCGCTCGACATGCGCGCCAACCCAAACAAGGATGCTCGCGGTGTTGCCATCGAGGCCAACCTTGATAAGGGTCGCGGATCAGTGGCCACAGTTCTTATCCAGTCAGGTACTTTGCGCGTTGGTGACTCAATCGTTGCCGGTGCTGCACACGGTCGTGTGCGTGCCATGTTCGATGAGAACGGCGTGGCGGTTGCCGCTGCCGAGCCAAGCCGTCCGGTTCAGGTTCTGGGTCTACAGTCAGTACCTCGAGCCGGTGACACCTTTGTGGTTACCGAAGACGAGCGTCAGGCCCGCCAAATCGCTGAAAAGCGCGAGGCTGCCGACCGCAATGCTCTACTGGCCAAGACTCGCAAGCGTGTCAGTCTTGAAGACTTCACCAAGGCTCTTGAAGATGGCAAGGTTGAGGCTCTTAACCTCATCATCAAGGGTGACGTTTCTGGTGCTGTTGAAGCACTTGAAGACTCATTGCTCAAGATTGAAGTTGACGATTCAGTTCAGTTGCGAATCATCCACCGTGGTGTTGGTGCAATTACCGAGTCAGACGTCAACCTGGCCACCGTTGACAGCGCGATCATCATCGGCTTCAACGTCAAGCCAGACAACAAGGCCAAGGAGCGCGCCGACCGCGAGGGCGTCGACATTCGTCAGTACTCAGTTATTTATGCTGCGCTTGACGACATTGAGAAGGCACTCAAGGGCATGCTCAAGCCTGAGTACGAAGAATTCCAGTTGGGTACCGCAGAGGTCCGCGAACTGTTCAAGTCTTCGAAGGTTGGAACCATCGCAGGTTCGATCGTCCGCTCTGGTTCAATCCGTCGAAACAGCTCGGCTCGCGTCTTGCGTGCTGGCAAGGTCATCGCGGATAACCTCAAGATTGACTCGCTCAAGCGATTCAAGGACGATGCAACCGAGGTCAAGACTGACTTCGAGTGTGGTATCGGACTGAACGGCTTCAACGAACTCGAGCTCGAAGACATCATCGAGACCTTCGAGATGCGTGAAAAGCCTCGAGTTTAG
- the pstC gene encoding phosphate ABC transporter permease subunit PstC: MSQQPDLKIPERRKLNTAPTSLGDKIFFRVASGAANFSIVLVGLILVFLLWQSVPALQSQGIDFIFGSNWDAAAETPVFQIGPMLWGSFLISFLGVILAVPMAIAIAYFIEFMASKAVGRVATTLIDLLAALPSVVLGLWGFAVFTPVAAGWAESLNKAFGWFPLFASDGAGFLASPFIAGWIVAIMIVPIIASISREIFSQIDRDLINAAKGLGGGSYSIFKKVILPTASGGVVGGVLLGLGRALGETVAIFYVLNLVFEINWYEILQQRGGSIASNILARFGEAGPAEISALMASGLVLFVMTLIINSIAAWVVAKAQPWRKNQ; encoded by the coding sequence ATGTCCCAGCAGCCAGACCTCAAAATTCCGGAGCGCCGCAAGCTCAACACCGCGCCGACCAGCCTTGGCGACAAAATTTTCTTCCGAGTGGCTTCAGGTGCCGCCAACTTTTCGATCGTCCTCGTCGGCCTAATTCTGGTTTTTCTCTTGTGGCAGTCTGTGCCAGCTCTCCAAAGCCAGGGCATCGACTTCATCTTTGGTTCCAACTGGGATGCTGCTGCAGAGACTCCGGTCTTCCAGATTGGTCCGATGCTCTGGGGCTCTTTCCTGATTTCGTTTCTTGGCGTAATTCTGGCAGTACCTATGGCGATTGCAATTGCCTATTTCATTGAGTTCATGGCGTCCAAAGCTGTTGGTCGAGTAGCCACAACTTTGATTGATTTGTTGGCTGCCTTGCCTTCAGTGGTTTTGGGCCTATGGGGTTTTGCTGTTTTCACTCCGGTAGCGGCTGGTTGGGCAGAGTCGCTAAATAAGGCGTTTGGTTGGTTTCCGCTCTTTGCCTCAGATGGCGCAGGATTTCTAGCCTCGCCCTTTATTGCGGGCTGGATTGTTGCCATCATGATTGTGCCAATTATCGCGTCGATTTCACGCGAAATCTTTAGCCAGATTGACCGCGATTTGATCAACGCAGCCAAGGGGTTGGGTGGCGGTTCTTACTCAATTTTCAAGAAGGTTATTTTGCCAACGGCTTCAGGCGGAGTAGTCGGTGGTGTTCTTTTGGGATTGGGTCGTGCACTCGGCGAAACCGTGGCAATTTTCTACGTTCTAAATCTAGTTTTCGAAATCAACTGGTACGAAATCCTTCAGCAGCGCGGTGGTTCAATCGCATCAAACATCCTCGCGCGATTTGGTGAGGCAGGGCCTGCCGAGATCAGTGCGCTGATGGCATCGGGGTTGGTTTTGTTCGTGATGACTTTGATCATCAATTCGATCGCTGCCTGGGTGGTAGCAAAGGCACAGCCTTGGAGAAAGAACCAATGA
- the pstA gene encoding phosphate ABC transporter permease PstA: MTNYIPEAMPRPTNAAPWAKVDAKKTLRIVLASTLPAATAALLAISFGWQFEFTLLAVFLPLQLVAGLWLGTVTAGKRGRGDALLVIFTVFFSALVLVLLMSVLWSVVSNGAAAMSWQFFTQNNVYVSANTSLEYGGVGHSIIGTVLIVGLATLVTVPLGILIAVYLTETRGKTRGLIRTLIQAMSGLPSVVSGLFVYAAFIVTGITQYAGWAGSLALLPLMLPTVSRIAEESLRLVPADLRSAAVGLGAPNYRAFLQVVMPAAKSGLVTAILLGIARIIGETAPLVLTTFAAATTSVNIFNGPMSTLPTYLYGFISDPSIQSAQRAWGAALVMLILVGVLFTAARVMTRSRVGKTTKKIGK, translated from the coding sequence ATGACAAATTACATACCTGAGGCGATGCCGAGGCCAACAAATGCTGCGCCATGGGCAAAAGTTGATGCTAAAAAAACTCTGAGAATTGTTTTGGCCTCGACGCTACCCGCGGCAACGGCAGCTCTGCTGGCGATTTCGTTTGGTTGGCAATTCGAGTTCACGCTTTTGGCTGTTTTCTTGCCATTGCAGCTGGTTGCTGGTCTTTGGCTCGGAACAGTCACAGCCGGAAAACGTGGTCGAGGAGATGCACTCTTAGTGATCTTCACGGTGTTTTTCTCAGCGTTGGTGCTAGTTCTGCTTATGTCGGTGTTGTGGTCGGTGGTATCAAACGGTGCCGCCGCAATGAGCTGGCAGTTCTTTACCCAAAACAACGTTTATGTTTCTGCCAACACTTCGCTTGAGTATGGCGGCGTGGGTCACTCGATCATCGGCACAGTTCTGATTGTTGGGCTAGCCACCCTAGTTACAGTTCCGCTTGGAATATTGATTGCGGTCTACCTGACTGAGACTCGCGGAAAAACTCGTGGCTTGATCCGTACCCTAATTCAGGCAATGTCGGGATTGCCGTCGGTAGTGTCTGGCTTGTTCGTTTATGCGGCTTTCATCGTCACCGGAATCACTCAGTATGCGGGCTGGGCTGGCTCTCTAGCCCTACTGCCGTTGATGCTGCCAACCGTGAGCCGCATAGCTGAGGAGTCACTCAGGTTGGTGCCGGCAGATCTAAGAAGCGCTGCAGTAGGACTGGGTGCGCCTAACTATCGAGCCTTCCTCCAAGTGGTAATGCCGGCTGCAAAAAGCGGTCTGGTCACCGCGATTCTCTTGGGAATCGCTCGAATCATCGGTGAAACTGCTCCGTTGGTTCTCACTACCTTTGCTGCGGCTACTACATCGGTGAATATTTTCAACGGCCCAATGTCAACCCTTCCGACCTACCTGTACGGCTTCATCTCTGACCCGTCAATCCAGAGTGCCCAGCGTGCCTGGGGTGCCGCCTTGGTCATGTTGATTTTGGTTGGTGTTCTCTTTACGGCTGCCCGAGTGATGACTCGTTCTCGAGTTGGCAAAACAACAAAAAAGATTGGAAAGTAA
- a CDS encoding substrate-binding domain-containing protein, producing MFGKLAAVAITGVLVASLSGCTPPMPPEILSALAEQEFTCVEGTSVISVPASTTDMAPGWQFAAGDACPGMNFEVQFDDASSADLVFSTSDLDPTLCKSAVEVPFAVDAGVLVYQHSDGNMFNFSPELIAKIFAGEITDWSDPAIAEENLGAVYMAGPITFLDRAYGPALDSFNSWMKRLVPDFNSERIQAGPAISAADLFLEEGQVAIVANSVAMELGLMPAGVINGPDASVDVIYPDTGSIGSAATQFDMKSEPNRLTVAYNSANPAMPAPGAEVAQPPYEAVFTAPLHICGDATLAKRAAARFILRQDQQGAMAATYFVPITEAIRVSALTVVSEGLTLPSFDPEDYTG from the coding sequence ATGTTCGGAAAACTTGCCGCAGTAGCCATCACTGGCGTTTTGGTTGCATCGCTATCAGGCTGCACCCCGCCAATGCCACCAGAAATCTTGTCTGCGTTGGCCGAGCAAGAGTTCACCTGTGTCGAGGGAACTTCTGTTATTTCGGTACCGGCTTCAACCACTGACATGGCGCCAGGTTGGCAGTTTGCTGCCGGGGATGCCTGCCCAGGGATGAATTTCGAAGTCCAATTCGACGACGCATCTTCGGCAGATTTGGTTTTTAGCACTTCGGACTTGGACCCTACGCTTTGTAAAAGCGCTGTAGAGGTTCCATTTGCAGTGGATGCTGGCGTTCTGGTGTACCAGCACTCAGATGGCAACATGTTCAACTTCTCGCCGGAGTTGATTGCAAAGATTTTTGCCGGTGAAATTACAGACTGGTCTGATCCGGCGATTGCCGAGGAGAACTTGGGTGCTGTTTACATGGCCGGCCCAATCACGTTTCTTGACCGAGCCTACGGACCTGCTCTCGACTCTTTCAACAGCTGGATGAAACGCCTAGTGCCTGATTTCAATTCAGAGCGCATCCAAGCCGGGCCAGCTATCTCGGCTGCGGACCTTTTCCTCGAGGAGGGGCAGGTCGCCATCGTGGCTAACTCCGTAGCAATGGAGCTTGGTCTTATGCCGGCCGGTGTGATCAATGGTCCAGATGCCTCTGTGGATGTTATCTATCCAGACACTGGTTCAATTGGCTCTGCAGCTACTCAGTTTGATATGAAATCTGAGCCGAATCGACTAACCGTCGCGTACAACAGTGCCAACCCGGCTATGCCTGCTCCTGGTGCAGAGGTAGCGCAGCCGCCTTACGAGGCAGTCTTTACGGCGCCACTGCACATTTGTGGTGACGCAACTCTAGCCAAGCGAGCAGCAGCACGATTCATTCTTCGTCAGGACCAACAGGGTGCTATGGCGGCTACCTACTTCGTCCCGATCACTGAAGCGATTCGCGTGTCGGCCCTCACCGTGGTCTCCGAAGGATTGACCTTGCCTTCATTTGATCCCGAGGACTACACCGGCTAA
- the truB gene encoding tRNA pseudouridine(55) synthase TruB — translation MSSGLVLIDKPSGWTSHDVVARLRKLAGTRRVGHAGTLDPMATGLLLIGVNSATKLLTFLVGEDKTYFATIRLGASTITDDKESEYLLVADPDDLRALTKEAIESALVHLRGEIQQVPSSVSAIKVNGERAYSKVRSGDEVKLAARPVTIHRFEILGEPRIEEVDGQAFIDIDVVVDCSSGTYIRALARDLGLSLKVGGHLTALRRTKIGSYNISQAQGLEALTAETLNILDMSEAAAQQFKSRALSRQDAIDLRHGKRLKAADEGSEPIAAFDEGGKLVAMLSRSGRDLKSLVVFPEGSND, via the coding sequence ATGTCTTCTGGCCTCGTCCTGATCGATAAGCCTTCGGGCTGGACCAGTCACGACGTTGTTGCCCGCCTAAGAAAATTGGCGGGCACTCGTCGGGTTGGCCACGCCGGCACTCTCGATCCAATGGCAACCGGTTTGTTGCTCATCGGGGTTAATTCGGCAACGAAACTGCTCACCTTTTTAGTCGGTGAAGACAAAACCTACTTTGCGACAATCCGCCTCGGTGCCTCGACTATCACTGATGACAAAGAATCTGAATACCTGCTTGTGGCAGACCCGGATGACTTGCGAGCGCTCACTAAAGAAGCCATCGAGTCGGCGTTAGTGCATTTGCGCGGAGAAATTCAGCAGGTGCCGAGCTCGGTGAGTGCAATCAAGGTAAACGGTGAGCGAGCCTATTCAAAGGTTCGCTCGGGCGATGAAGTAAAGCTTGCCGCCAGGCCGGTCACAATCCACAGATTTGAGATTCTCGGTGAGCCTCGAATCGAAGAGGTTGATGGTCAAGCATTCATTGACATCGATGTTGTTGTGGACTGCAGCTCTGGCACATACATTCGGGCACTAGCGCGGGACTTGGGTTTATCTCTCAAAGTTGGCGGCCACCTAACCGCGCTTCGACGAACCAAAATTGGAAGCTACAACATCTCGCAGGCCCAAGGTCTCGAGGCGCTGACCGCCGAAACACTGAACATTCTCGACATGTCTGAGGCTGCCGCGCAGCAATTCAAGTCGCGTGCGCTTTCTCGGCAAGACGCTATTGATCTGAGGCACGGCAAGAGGCTAAAAGCTGCTGACGAGGGCTCCGAACCGATTGCAGCATTCGATGAAGGCGGAAAACTGGTGGCGATGCTCTCCAGGTCAGGTCGGGATCTCAAATCGCTTGTGGTTTTTCCGGAGGGTTCAAATGATTGA
- a CDS encoding substrate-binding domain-containing protein, with the protein MFRKATGALAAIALVASLATASAPATAAGVSITGEGSSFAGTALIAAQSKFNAKGGAQVNYTKSSSSKGRANVSAGTVDFGASDITYVAAGATAPANTVLTPLLGGPIAIVYNLPSVGKGLRLDPATLGAIFSGRITMWNHANIKKLNPTKSLPAKAISVRFRAAGSGTTANLTQYLAGNKVTGWTANNGDFTKASGAASVVGVSVPSSSDMVTAVDNTSYTIGYVDLADAAGKGLVYASIKNPAGQYILPTATAAKSFLAAQTVPTDGSVKINFLKKISGAYNLSAFAYGIASSNYADASKGAAVKAFFTYVVSNAVPTGYVALSGAAKTAALKQIAKIK; encoded by the coding sequence ATGTTTCGCAAGGCAACTGGCGCTCTAGCCGCCATCGCTCTAGTGGCATCTCTAGCCACTGCTTCTGCTCCTGCAACCGCAGCCGGAGTATCAATCACCGGTGAAGGTTCATCTTTCGCTGGAACCGCTCTTATCGCAGCCCAGAGCAAGTTCAACGCCAAGGGTGGCGCCCAGGTCAACTACACCAAGTCATCTTCAAGCAAGGGACGCGCCAACGTTTCTGCCGGAACCGTTGACTTCGGTGCATCAGACATTACGTATGTAGCTGCCGGCGCCACTGCTCCTGCAAACACAGTGTTGACCCCGCTACTTGGTGGACCAATCGCAATTGTTTACAACCTGCCTTCAGTCGGTAAGGGCCTTCGCCTTGACCCAGCTACCCTGGGAGCAATCTTCTCTGGCCGCATCACCATGTGGAACCACGCAAACATCAAGAAGTTGAACCCAACCAAGTCTCTTCCAGCCAAGGCAATCTCGGTCCGCTTCCGTGCAGCTGGCTCAGGCACCACCGCTAACTTGACCCAGTACCTAGCCGGTAACAAGGTAACCGGTTGGACTGCCAACAACGGTGACTTCACCAAGGCTTCAGGCGCAGCTTCTGTAGTTGGTGTGTCTGTTCCATCATCATCAGACATGGTTACTGCAGTTGACAACACCTCGTACACCATTGGCTACGTTGACCTAGCAGATGCTGCTGGTAAGGGTCTTGTTTACGCGTCAATCAAGAACCCAGCTGGTCAGTACATCCTTCCAACTGCAACCGCAGCTAAGTCTTTCCTAGCCGCACAGACTGTTCCGACTGATGGCTCTGTAAAGATCAACTTCCTGAAGAAGATTAGCGGCGCGTACAACCTAAGCGCATTTGCTTACGGTATCGCGTCATCAAACTACGCCGATGCTTCGAAGGGTGCAGCAGTCAAGGCTTTCTTCACCTACGTAGTTAGCAACGCTGTTCCTACCGGTTACGTTGCCCTTTCAGGTGCAGCCAAGACCGCTGCTCTAAAGCAGATCGCAAAGATCAAGTAG
- the pstB gene encoding phosphate ABC transporter ATP-binding protein PstB, whose amino-acid sequence MASEILNDTVLYSKDVNVWFGDRHVLSNVNLEFPTNQVTALIGPSGCGKSTFLRTLNRMHELIPSAGFAGEIFLDGEDIYADKVDPVSVRLKVGMVFQKPNPFPTMSIKDNILSGLRLSGRKIEAGEELVETSLRRASIWNEVKDRLGDAAVSLSGGQQQRLCIARSLAMNPEVLLMDEPCSALDPGSTRRIEETIQELSESMTIVIVTHNMQQAQRVSDQTAFFLSEDGRPGHVVEFGKTETVFNQPVDPRTNDYVNGHFG is encoded by the coding sequence ATGGCTTCTGAAATTCTGAACGATACCGTTCTGTACTCCAAGGATGTCAACGTCTGGTTCGGTGACCGTCACGTTCTGAGTAACGTAAACCTTGAGTTTCCGACTAACCAGGTAACTGCTCTGATCGGCCCTTCAGGTTGCGGTAAGTCAACTTTCCTTCGCACTCTAAACCGCATGCACGAGCTGATTCCATCAGCAGGCTTTGCCGGAGAAATTTTCCTCGATGGTGAGGACATCTACGCCGACAAGGTTGATCCAGTTAGTGTTCGCCTCAAGGTGGGTATGGTCTTCCAGAAGCCAAACCCTTTCCCAACCATGTCAATTAAGGACAACATTCTTTCAGGATTGCGTCTTTCTGGGCGCAAGATTGAGGCTGGAGAAGAGCTGGTCGAAACCTCGCTTCGTCGTGCCTCGATCTGGAACGAAGTTAAGGACCGCCTCGGTGATGCAGCGGTATCTCTCTCAGGCGGTCAGCAGCAGCGCCTCTGTATTGCTCGTTCTCTGGCGATGAACCCAGAAGTCCTCTTGATGGACGAGCCGTGTTCCGCTTTGGACCCAGGTTCAACTCGTCGAATTGAGGAGACCATTCAAGAGCTTTCTGAGTCAATGACCATCGTGATTGTGACCCACAACATGCAGCAGGCGCAGCGAGTTTCAGACCAAACGGCATTCTTCCTTTCTGAAGACGGCCGACCTGGTCATGTGGTTGAGTTTGGAAAAACTGAAACTGTTTTCAATCAGCCAGTTGACCCGCGAACCAACGATTACGTAAACGGACACTTCGGCTAG
- the rbfA gene encoding 30S ribosome-binding factor RbfA produces the protein MADVARARKLAERIKVLVAEALERAVKDPDLGFVTITDVKVTPDLQHSTIFFTVYGTPAEKARSAEIIEKNRGVIRREVGRQLSIRLVPTIEFVADEIPETAAHMNDLLAAAKARDEEVAKLAADAHWAGEENPYKEPRQIEEDED, from the coding sequence ATGGCAGATGTTGCACGCGCTAGAAAGCTAGCGGAACGCATCAAGGTTTTGGTGGCAGAGGCGCTCGAGCGCGCCGTTAAGGACCCAGATTTGGGCTTTGTCACCATTACCGACGTCAAAGTTACCCCTGACCTTCAGCACTCAACCATCTTCTTCACGGTTTATGGAACACCTGCTGAAAAGGCTCGTAGCGCTGAAATCATCGAAAAGAATCGTGGCGTAATTCGCCGCGAGGTCGGGCGTCAGCTGTCAATTCGGTTGGTTCCAACAATCGAATTCGTAGCCGATGAAATTCCTGAAACCGCTGCACACATGAATGATTTGTTGGCAGCAGCCAAGGCCCGCGATGAAGAAGTGGCCAAGTTAGCCGCAGATGCTCACTGGGCTGGCGAAGAGAACCCTTATAAAGAGCCTCGACAGATTGAAGAGGACGAAGACTAA
- a CDS encoding YlxR family protein, which produces MERTCVGCRQRSQRANLLRVVEKSGFLIFDNQKNLPGRGAWLHPVSECLELAISRKSFIRALKLKKQVETSGLNFTKEQAETMLAKNE; this is translated from the coding sequence ATGGAGCGTACCTGCGTTGGTTGCCGCCAACGCTCCCAGCGTGCAAACCTCCTTCGAGTCGTTGAAAAATCAGGTTTCTTGATCTTTGACAACCAGAAGAATTTGCCCGGTCGGGGAGCATGGCTTCACCCAGTTTCGGAATGTTTAGAGTTGGCTATTTCTCGGAAATCGTTTATCCGGGCGTTGAAACTCAAAAAACAGGTCGAGACATCAGGTCTGAATTTCACTAAAGAACAGGCAGAAACGATGTTGGCAAAAAATGAGTAG
- the nusA gene encoding transcription termination factor NusA, with the protein MDIDLRVLKVLEREAEIPFAELVEIIEAAILAAYHKHVGNSDEARAELNKTTGHVNIYAPIVDEEGTNTGEEEVTPENFGRVAAYAAKQVIASRLRNISDENLLGEFKGKEGDIVAGVIQQGQKPYMVYVDLGSIEAIMPPEEQVPGEDYSHGKRIRVYVTAVNKGTRGGPMVTVSRTHPSLVRKLFAMEVPEIASGVVEIVSLAREAGHRTKIAVRAHEAGVNAKGSCIGELGQRVRAVQNELNDEKIDIVDYSDDLPAFVAQALSPAKVSSAFTLDAATKSVRVLVPDFQLSLAIGKEGQNARLAAKLTGAKIDIQPDSILEGE; encoded by the coding sequence ATGGATATCGATTTGAGAGTATTGAAAGTTCTCGAGCGCGAAGCAGAAATTCCTTTTGCCGAACTGGTCGAAATTATCGAAGCAGCAATTTTGGCTGCGTACCACAAGCACGTTGGAAACAGCGATGAAGCTCGCGCCGAGCTGAACAAAACCACCGGTCACGTAAACATTTACGCGCCCATTGTGGATGAAGAAGGCACCAATACCGGTGAAGAAGAAGTAACTCCAGAGAACTTCGGTCGCGTGGCGGCATATGCGGCCAAGCAGGTTATTGCCAGCCGTCTGCGCAACATCAGCGATGAAAACCTGTTGGGCGAGTTCAAGGGTAAAGAGGGTGACATCGTCGCCGGTGTTATCCAGCAGGGCCAGAAGCCGTACATGGTTTACGTTGACCTCGGCAGCATCGAGGCCATCATGCCCCCGGAGGAGCAGGTTCCAGGTGAGGACTACTCGCACGGTAAGCGCATCCGCGTTTATGTGACAGCGGTCAACAAGGGAACCCGCGGCGGACCGATGGTTACCGTTTCTCGTACCCACCCGAGTTTGGTTCGCAAATTGTTCGCAATGGAAGTTCCTGAGATCGCCAGTGGTGTAGTCGAGATTGTTTCTTTGGCTCGCGAGGCCGGCCACCGCACCAAGATTGCCGTTCGCGCGCACGAAGCGGGTGTAAACGCCAAGGGTTCATGCATCGGTGAATTGGGCCAGCGAGTGCGAGCTGTCCAGAACGAACTGAATGACGAAAAGATTGACATCGTTGATTACAGCGATGACCTGCCAGCTTTTGTAGCCCAGGCTCTATCTCCAGCCAAGGTTTCCAGCGCTTTCACGCTTGATGCCGCAACAAAGTCGGTTCGCGTGTTGGTTCCTGACTTCCAGTTGTCTTTGGCAATTGGAAAAGAGGGCCAGAATGCCCGTTTGGCAGCTAAGTTGACTGGAGCAAAGATCGACATTCAGCCTGACAGCATCCTCGAGGGCGAGTAG